One part of the Streptomyces ferrugineus genome encodes these proteins:
- a CDS encoding sensor histidine kinase: MNTLERARRHLKAHPMALDAALAVGVLACMVAGSFVDPHGKNGVTWALRTPDALSLVLITLGSAALVFRRRAPMTVLALTGTASVVESVTGDPRAPVAMSAVIALYTVASTTDRPTTWRVGLLTITVLTGSAMLVGPLPWYAQENLAIFAWTGIGATAGDAVRSRRAVVATIRERAERAERTREEEARRRVAEERLRIARDLHDVVAHHIALVNVQAGVAAHVMDKRPDQAKEALAHVREASRSALNELRATVGLLRQSGDPEAPTEPAPGLDRLDELAGTFRSAGLQVEVARADQGTTLPAAVDLAAYRVIQEALTNVQKHAGQDAKAEVSVVRVGPNIEITVLDDGAGDDELPEGGGHGLLGMRERVTALRGTLTTGPRYGGGFRVHAILPVKSRTRAAEDAG, from the coding sequence GTGAACACCCTCGAACGGGCCCGGCGTCATCTCAAGGCGCACCCCATGGCGCTGGACGCCGCCCTGGCAGTGGGCGTACTGGCCTGCATGGTGGCCGGCTCGTTCGTGGACCCGCACGGCAAGAACGGCGTCACCTGGGCCCTGCGCACCCCGGACGCCCTCAGCCTTGTCCTGATCACCCTCGGCTCCGCGGCCCTGGTCTTCCGCCGCCGCGCCCCCATGACGGTCCTCGCCCTCACCGGCACCGCCTCCGTCGTGGAGTCCGTCACCGGCGACCCCCGCGCGCCCGTCGCCATGTCCGCGGTCATCGCCCTCTACACCGTCGCCTCCACCACCGACCGCCCCACCACCTGGCGCGTCGGCCTGCTCACCATCACCGTCCTGACCGGCTCGGCGATGCTCGTGGGCCCGCTGCCCTGGTACGCCCAGGAGAACCTCGCCATCTTCGCCTGGACCGGTATCGGCGCCACCGCCGGCGACGCCGTCCGCAGCCGCCGCGCCGTCGTCGCCACCATCCGCGAGCGCGCCGAACGGGCCGAGCGCACCCGCGAGGAGGAGGCCCGCCGCCGCGTCGCCGAGGAGCGCCTCCGCATCGCCCGCGACCTGCATGACGTCGTCGCCCACCACATCGCCCTGGTCAATGTGCAGGCCGGCGTCGCCGCCCATGTCATGGACAAGCGGCCCGACCAGGCCAAGGAGGCCCTCGCCCACGTACGCGAGGCCAGTCGCTCCGCGCTCAACGAGCTCCGCGCCACCGTCGGCCTGCTCCGCCAGTCCGGCGACCCCGAGGCCCCCACCGAACCCGCCCCCGGCCTCGACCGCCTCGACGAACTCGCCGGCACCTTCCGCAGCGCCGGCCTCCAGGTCGAGGTCGCCCGCGCCGACCAGGGCACCACCTTGCCCGCCGCCGTCGACCTGGCCGCCTACCGGGTGATCCAGGAAGCCCTCACGAATGTGCAGAAGCACGCCGGCCAGGACGCCAAGGCCGAGGTCAGCGTCGTCCGCGTGGGCCCCAACATCGAGATCACGGTCCTCGACGACGGCGCCGGCGACGACGAACTGCCCGAGGGCGGCGGCCACGGCCTGCTCGGCATGCGCGAGCGCGTGACCGCCCTGCGCGGCACCCTCACCACCGGCCCCCGCTACGGAGGCGGCTTCCGCGTCCATGCGATCCTGCCGGTCAAGAGCCGTACCCGCGCCGCGGAGGACGCCGGATGA
- a CDS encoding response regulator has product MTIRVLLADDQALLRSAFRVLVDSEPDMEVVGEASDGAEAVRLTREQGADVVLMDIRMPGTDGLAATRMISADPGLAHVRVVILTTFEVDDYVVQSLRAGASGFLGKGSEPDELLSAIRVAAGGEALLSPAATKGLIARFLAQGDGAGDDSDPARAERLDALTGREREVLVQVAGGHSNDEIAERLEVSPLTVKTHVNRAMSKLGARDRAQLVVIAYESGLVRPRVE; this is encoded by the coding sequence ATGACCATCCGCGTCCTGCTCGCCGACGATCAGGCCCTCCTGCGCAGCGCCTTCCGGGTGCTGGTCGACTCCGAGCCCGACATGGAGGTCGTCGGCGAGGCCTCCGACGGCGCGGAGGCGGTGCGGCTGACCAGGGAGCAGGGCGCGGACGTCGTGCTCATGGACATCCGGATGCCCGGCACCGACGGCCTCGCCGCCACCCGCATGATCAGCGCCGATCCGGGGCTCGCCCATGTCCGCGTCGTCATCCTCACCACCTTCGAGGTCGACGACTACGTCGTGCAGTCGCTGCGCGCCGGCGCCTCCGGCTTCCTCGGCAAGGGCTCCGAACCCGACGAGCTGCTCAGCGCCATCCGTGTCGCGGCCGGCGGCGAGGCCCTGCTCTCGCCGGCCGCCACCAAGGGGCTGATCGCCCGGTTCCTCGCCCAGGGCGACGGTGCGGGCGACGACAGCGACCCGGCCCGCGCCGAGCGGCTCGACGCCCTCACCGGCCGCGAGCGCGAGGTCCTGGTGCAGGTGGCCGGCGGGCACTCCAACGACGAGATCGCCGAGCGCCTGGAGGTCAGCCCGCTGACCGTGAAGACGCACGTGAACCGGGCCATGTCCAAGCTCGGCGCCCGCGACCGGGCCCAGCTCGTGGTGATCGCGTACGAATCGGGGCTGGTACGTCCAAGGGTGGAGTGA